The region CGCAGGATAGAGCGCGAGGAGAAAATTCTGGCGAAAATGCATGAACTCGCAAAGAAAAAGAAAATGCAAATAAGCCTTACTAAAGCACGACAAATCGCCGAGGAACTTCTCGCAAAAAACAAGACATATGTGAAATTCGAGGCGACAGGACATTTTATTGAACGCGGAATAATCTCAAAAATGGATGATGCTTTAAAAGACAAGCCGTGCGATATTGTAAATCTTTCCTTGGAGGTTTCCTCACTGAAGGGCTGCAAATACGAAAAAGCGCCGTCACTGTTAAAATTCAACCTCGTTTCAACCAAATTCGAGGATGTTGGCGAATGCCGTAATGTTATAAGAAAAATTCTAACAGAAAACGATGCAGTAGTGACTCTTGAACAGTAACAACACAATCAGTTAAAAGTCATTTCACCTCACCAGCACCACTCTTCTCACCACTGCCTCGCCGCCAGCACTAACTCTGAGCAAATAAACCCCCGACGGCACGCTAATCCTGGGGCGCCAGACAAGCTCATGCCAGCCAGCGGTAAGCTTGGATTTGTGTATATGATCAATAAGCTTCCCCGAAATATCGTATATATCAATTTTTGCATCGCCGGCATCGGGCATTCGGAGCTTTATTCTCACCTCAGCGTTGAAGGGGTTAGGATAGCATGTGAGGGAGAGAGTATGGGGTTTGGGTGGTTGGCAAACATTCCATGTCGAGTCGTTGAACCTTACGCACCAGCGCTCGCGCATCGCAGTGCCTATGGT is a window of bacterium DNA encoding:
- a CDS encoding ferredoxin family protein; this translates as MGKFDKWHGIDRKKIPWYPTIRTDKCISCKLCFVTCGRLVFDWDDVANKPIVARPYNCMVGCTTCAAICPAQAIEFPDPEIVRRIEREEKILAKMHELAKKKKMQISLTKARQIAEELLAKNKTYVKFEATGHFIERGIISKMDDALKDKPCDIVNLSLEVSSLKGCKYEKAPSLLKFNLVSTKFEDVGECRNVIRKILTENDAVVTLEQ
- a CDS encoding T9SS type A sorting domain-containing protein, with amino-acid sequence TIGTAMRERWCVRFNDSTWNVCQPPKPHTLSLTCYPNPFNAEVRIKLRMPDAGDAKIDIYDISGKLIDHIHKSKLTAGWHELVWRPRISVPSGVYLLRVSAGGEAVVRRVVLVR